Proteins from one Bos indicus x Bos taurus breed Angus x Brahman F1 hybrid chromosome 19, Bos_hybrid_MaternalHap_v2.0, whole genome shotgun sequence genomic window:
- the KRT24 gene encoding keratin, type I cytoskeletal 24, translated as MSCSSRMSSSRAGGSSSVRVSAGGSSFSSGSRIGLGGGSARGFRGGAGSYGLSGGSSGGFGGGFGSCSVGGGFGGASGSGIGFGGGSSFGGGSSFGGGSSFGGGSSFGGGSGFGGSAGYTGGASGGFYSYAGGVGGGVGGGLGDGGLFSGGEKQAMQNLNDRLANYLDKVRALEEANADLENKIKEWYEKFGPRSGDGGAGRDYSKYYPVIEDVRTQIITATIENAGIVLQIDNARLAADDFRLKYENELHLRQTVEADINGLRKVLDDLTMTRSDLEMQIESLTEELAYLKKNHEEEMKSMQGSSRGDVTVEMNAAPGTDLTKLLNDMRAQYEELAEQNRREAEEQFNKQSASLQAQISTDAGAASSAKNEITELKRTLQALEIELQSQLAMKSSLEGTLADTEANYMVQLSQIQMQISSLEEQICQIRGETECQNAEYEQLLDIKTRLEMEIETYRRLLDGEGGGSGFGGSDYRHSGSRNMGSRDSSMSDGSRSGTSVQGRDPSKSRVTKTIVEEVVDGKVISSQVSNVSEVKLK; from the exons ATGTCTTGCTCATCTcgcatgtcctcctccagggctggaGGCAGCAGCTCGGTCAGAGTGTCTGCTGGTGGCAGCAGCTTCAGCAGCGGAAGCAGAATTGGTCTCGGGGGAGGCTCTGCCCGGGGCTTCCGAGGAGGGGCCGGCAGCTATGGCCTGAGTGGGGGCTCAAGCGGAGGCTTTGGAGGGGGGTTTGGTAGCTGCTCAGTAGGGGGCGGTTTTGGAGGAGCTTCAGGTTCTGGGATTGGCTTTGGCGGGGGCTCTAGCTTTGGTGGGGGCTCTAGCTTTGGTGGGGGCTCTAGCTTTGGTGGGGGCTCTAGCTTTGGCGGGGGTTCTGGCTTCGGCGGGAGTGCGGGATACACTGGAGGCGCTAGTGGAGGTTTCTACAGCTATGCTGGTGGTGTGGGTGGTGGCGTGGGTGGCGGCCTTGGTGACGGGGGGCTTTTCTCTGGAGGTGAAAAGCAAGCCATGCAGAACCTCAATGACCGGCTGGCCAATTACCTGGATAAAGTCAGAGCCCTGGAAGAGGCCAACGCTGACCTAGAGAACAAAATCAAGGAGTGGTATGAGAAATTTGGGCCCAGGTCTGGAGATGGTGGAGCTGGAAGAGATTACAGCAAATACTATCCAGTCATTGAAGATGTCAGGACTCAG ATCATTACTGCCACCATTGAAAATGCTGGGATCGTTCTGCAAATTGACAATGCCCGACTGGCTGCTGATGACTTCAGACTGAA ATATGAGAACGAGCTGCATCTCCGGCAGACCGTGGAGGCTGACATCAATGGCCTGCGGAAAGTCCTGGATGACCTGACCATGACTCGCTCTGACCTGGAGATGCAGATTGAGAGCCTCACTGAGGAGCTGGCCTACCTGAAGAAGAACCACGAGGAG GAAATGAAGAGTATGCAAGGAAGCTCCAGAGGGGACGTGACTGTGGAAATGAACGCTGCCCCGGGTACAGACCTGACTAAGTTACTGAATGACATGAGGGCACAGTATGAGGAGCTGGCTGAGCAGAACCGCCGCGAGGCCGAGGAGCAGTTCAACAAGCAG agTGCCTCACTGCAAGCACAGATCTCTACTGATGCTGGGGCAGCCAGTTCCGCCAAGAATGAGATCACAGAACTGAAACGCACTCTGCAAGCCCTGGAAATTGAGCTGCAGTCCCAACTGGCCATG aAAAGCTCCCTGGAAGGGACCTTGGCAGACACGGAGGCCAACTACATGGTGCAGCTGTCACAAATTCAGATGCAGATCAGCAGCCTGGAGGAGCAGATCTGCCAGATCCGGGGTGAGACCGAATGCCAGAACGCAGAATACGAGCAGCTGCTGGACATCAAGACCCGCCTGGAGATGGAGATTGAGACCTACCGCCGCCTGCTTGATGGAGAAGGAGG tggTTCTGGTTTTGGAGGATCTGATTATAGACATTCAGGATCCAGAAACATGGGATCCAGGGATTCATCCATGTCTGATGGCTCAAGATCTGGAACTTCTGTCCAAGgcagag ACCCAAGCAAGAGTAGAGTGACTAAGACCATCGTCGAAGAGGTGGTGGATGGCAAAGTCATCTCATCTCAAGTCAGCAATGTTTCTGAGGTGAAACTGAAATAA